Proteins from a genomic interval of Sinobacterium caligoides:
- the guaD gene encoding guanine deaminase, with product MSKKTLTAVRGNILHFLSDPALHGDEAYQYVEDGILLCENGHIKKLGSAHELLGEIPEEVEIEHYPGHLIVPGFIDTHVHYPQIGMIAAYGEQLLEWLETYTFPTERRFSDQVYAEQVAEVFLNELVSCGTTTALVFGTVHPQSVDAFFNKAEARNLRMICGKVLMDRNCPDYLRDSAESGYRESRDLINRWHGKDRLQYAITPRFAPTSSPEQLGRAGDLLRENPGVYMHTHLSENKNEIAWVQELYPDSKHYLDVYDRYNLLGNRSVFAHGVHLCDDACQRLADTQSAIAHCPSSNLFLGSGLFPLQKLRDLGVKMGFGTDVGAGTSFSMLQTMSDAYKIQQLQGSTLPAMQAFYRATLGSAEALDLQSTIGNFEYGKEADFVVLNPRASTLLNFRVDRARNLEEQLFVLAMLGDDRTVSATYIMGEAQFKREDHCTKAGCTHTHC from the coding sequence ATGAGCAAGAAAACGCTAACGGCAGTGCGCGGAAATATCCTGCACTTCCTCTCCGACCCCGCGCTGCACGGTGACGAAGCCTATCAGTATGTCGAAGATGGCATTCTGCTGTGCGAAAACGGCCACATCAAGAAGCTGGGCTCAGCCCACGAGCTGCTGGGCGAGATTCCCGAGGAAGTCGAGATCGAGCACTATCCCGGCCACCTGATCGTGCCCGGTTTCATCGACACCCACGTGCACTATCCGCAGATCGGCATGATCGCCGCCTACGGCGAGCAGCTGCTTGAGTGGCTCGAAACCTACACCTTCCCGACCGAGCGCCGCTTCAGCGATCAGGTCTACGCCGAGCAAGTCGCCGAGGTTTTCCTCAACGAGTTGGTCAGCTGTGGTACCACCACCGCCCTCGTCTTCGGCACCGTCCACCCCCAGTCGGTCGACGCCTTCTTCAACAAGGCCGAAGCACGTAACCTGCGCATGATCTGCGGCAAGGTATTGATGGACCGTAACTGTCCCGACTACCTCCGAGACAGCGCCGAGAGCGGTTATCGTGAGTCTCGTGATCTGATCAATCGCTGGCACGGCAAGGATCGTCTACAGTACGCCATCACGCCGCGTTTCGCGCCGACCTCGAGCCCCGAACAGCTCGGCCGTGCCGGTGACTTGCTGCGTGAGAACCCCGGTGTTTACATGCACACCCACCTGTCGGAGAACAAGAACGAAATTGCCTGGGTGCAAGAGCTCTACCCCGACAGCAAGCATTACCTCGATGTCTACGACCGCTATAACCTGTTGGGCAATCGCTCCGTCTTTGCCCACGGTGTTCACCTCTGTGACGACGCCTGTCAGCGCCTCGCGGACACGCAATCGGCCATCGCCCACTGTCCGTCGTCGAACCTCTTCCTCGGCTCGGGTCTATTCCCGCTGCAGAAGCTGCGCGACCTCGGCGTGAAGATGGGCTTTGGTACCGACGTCGGTGCCGGCACTAGCTTCTCGATGCTGCAGACCATGAGTGACGCTTACAAGATTCAGCAGCTGCAGGGCTCAACCCTACCAGCCATGCAGGCCTTCTACCGCGCTACACTAGGCAGCGCCGAGGCACTCGATCTACAGAGCACCATCGGCAACTTCGAATACGGTAAAGAGGCTGACTTCGTGGTACTCAACCCACGCGCCAGCACCCTACTCAACTTCCGTGTCGATCGCGCCCGCAACCTCGAGGAACAGCTGTTCGTCCTCGCCATGCTCGGCGACGACCGTACCGTCAGCGCCACCTATATCATGGGTGAGGCACAGTTCAAGCGAGAAGATCACTGTACCAAAGCGGGCTGCACACACACCCACTGCTAA